The Candidatus Nitrosymbiomonas proteolyticus genome has a segment encoding these proteins:
- a CDS encoding succinyl-CoA:3-ketoacid-CoA transferase, with the protein MEKVFGDATSALEGLLFDGMTLMAGGFGLCGIPENLILAIRDSGVRDLTVISNNCGVDDFGLGILLATRQIRKMVSSYVGENAEFERQFLSGELEVELTPQGTLAERIRAGGAGIPAFYTRTGFGTVVAEGKETREFDGHGYVMERALTADLALVKAWKADSTGNLVFRRTARNFNPMMASAAKVTVAEVEEIVPVGELDPDCIHTPSVYVSRLLKGAAYEKRIERLTTRSRT; encoded by the coding sequence ATGGAAAAGGTTTTTGGCGACGCAACGAGCGCTCTCGAAGGACTGCTGTTTGACGGCATGACTCTCATGGCCGGAGGTTTCGGACTGTGTGGGATTCCTGAAAACCTCATTCTTGCGATTCGCGATTCGGGAGTGAGGGACCTCACGGTGATCAGCAACAACTGCGGCGTGGACGACTTCGGCCTCGGCATTTTGCTGGCGACCAGGCAGATTAGGAAGATGGTCAGTTCCTATGTCGGGGAGAACGCTGAATTCGAGCGGCAGTTTCTCAGCGGGGAACTGGAGGTCGAACTGACGCCTCAAGGCACTTTGGCGGAACGAATCCGGGCTGGGGGAGCGGGAATCCCCGCGTTTTACACCCGAACGGGCTTTGGGACCGTCGTCGCCGAGGGCAAAGAGACCCGCGAATTCGACGGACACGGGTACGTGATGGAGCGCGCCCTCACTGCGGACCTCGCTCTCGTGAAAGCTTGGAAAGCCGACTCCACGGGGAACTTGGTTTTTCGCAGGACCGCTCGCAATTTCAATCCCATGATGGCCTCAGCGGCCAAAGTCACCGTAGCCGAAGTCGAAGAGATCGTGCCCGTGGGCGAGCTCGATCCCGATTGCATCCACACTCCGAGCGTCTATGTGAGCCGACTGTTGAAGGGCGCAGCGTATGAGAAGCGCATCGAGCGCCTGACCACGCGGTCCCGAACGTAG
- a CDS encoding RNA 3'-phosphate cyclase, whose translation MPLTTRPLTLDGAYGEGGASLVRTALVMSALTQTPVTVQNVRGAMRQGGLAAEDLTLLSALGSCCDAEVSGAEFRSREFSFVPQGRPHALKEPISHSNVPESDPSVAAMVVLNALLPVLCQTKAYSTVVAEGETYGHRILTYDYYEQVALSAYRAMGVHAYPHLIVAGYGKGARGTVELDVEPSVPHGIDWAERGPFEGAFARIALSEVSEGIGERGVAHFERLARGAGIELHVEYEVVPSVNPGVFVTVWGQFATARGGATAKGERGIRVESVVQSAFGAFLEWYSSGSTVDEFLADQVLVALAFAEGDSALRLHRVTQRLQTMVWVIKQFLPIHITLRGGLGEPGELTVRR comes from the coding sequence ATGCCCCTTACGACTCGGCCGCTCACCTTGGATGGAGCTTACGGCGAAGGGGGAGCCTCTCTCGTTCGGACCGCCCTCGTGATGTCGGCGCTCACCCAAACTCCGGTGACCGTCCAGAACGTCCGGGGGGCGATGCGGCAAGGGGGGCTCGCCGCCGAAGACCTCACGCTCCTTTCTGCCCTCGGCTCTTGTTGCGACGCGGAAGTGTCGGGCGCTGAGTTCCGTTCGAGGGAGTTCTCGTTCGTTCCTCAGGGACGGCCCCATGCCCTAAAGGAGCCAATCTCGCACTCGAACGTCCCCGAGTCAGACCCCTCGGTCGCTGCGATGGTGGTTCTCAACGCCCTGTTGCCCGTGCTTTGTCAGACCAAGGCGTATTCGACCGTGGTCGCCGAGGGCGAGACGTACGGCCACCGGATCCTAACCTATGACTACTACGAGCAGGTGGCGTTATCGGCGTATCGGGCGATGGGCGTTCATGCGTATCCTCACCTAATCGTGGCGGGGTATGGGAAGGGGGCCCGCGGCACGGTCGAACTCGACGTCGAGCCGAGCGTTCCTCACGGCATCGATTGGGCGGAACGTGGCCCCTTCGAAGGCGCGTTTGCACGGATCGCCCTCTCCGAGGTGTCGGAGGGGATCGGAGAGCGCGGCGTGGCTCACTTCGAGAGGCTCGCGCGGGGCGCGGGAATCGAACTCCATGTGGAGTACGAGGTCGTGCCTTCGGTCAATCCGGGCGTGTTCGTAACGGTTTGGGGCCAGTTTGCAACGGCGAGGGGCGGCGCGACGGCAAAGGGCGAAAGGGGGATTCGCGTCGAGTCGGTCGTGCAAAGCGCGTTTGGCGCGTTCTTGGAGTGGTACTCTTCGGGTTCGACGGTCGACGAGTTCTTGGCGGACCAAGTGCTCGTCGCTCTGGCGTTCGCCGAAGGGGATTCGGCGTTGCGGCTCCACCGCGTGACGCAAAGGCTCCAAACGATGGTTTGGGTCATCAAGCAGTTTCTTCCAATCCACATAACGCTTCGGGGCGGGTTGGGAGAGCCTGGCGAACTGACGGTACGACGATGA
- a CDS encoding elongation factor P: MSVDTSDFKNGMHIYLDGEVFTIVEFQHVKPGKGGAFVRTKLRKLKSGATLEKTFRAGERFDPAYLERKALQFLYRQGDDLVLMDLDSFEQVPVSAQAFGEALKYLIEEMEVTCLEVDGQVMGYEIPTFVELEVVETDPGYKGDTVSGSSSKPAKLASGAMIQVPYHISEGDVVKVDTRTDTYLERVKK, encoded by the coding sequence TTGTCTGTCGATACGAGCGACTTCAAGAACGGAATGCACATCTACCTCGATGGCGAGGTGTTTACGATCGTCGAGTTTCAGCACGTGAAGCCGGGTAAGGGCGGAGCGTTCGTCCGCACGAAGCTGCGCAAGCTAAAGTCCGGCGCTACGCTGGAAAAGACCTTCCGAGCGGGGGAGCGGTTCGACCCGGCGTATCTCGAACGAAAGGCGCTGCAGTTCCTCTATCGGCAGGGAGACGACCTCGTCTTGATGGACCTCGATTCGTTCGAACAGGTACCGGTTTCGGCGCAGGCGTTCGGTGAGGCCCTGAAGTACCTGATCGAAGAAATGGAGGTCACGTGCCTCGAAGTCGACGGACAAGTGATGGGGTACGAGATTCCGACCTTCGTCGAATTGGAGGTCGTTGAAACGGACCCTGGGTATAAGGGCGACACCGTGAGCGGGAGCAGCAGCAAGCCGGCCAAACTGGCGTCCGGCGCGATGATCCAGGTTCCCTATCATATCAGCGAAGGCGATGTGGTCAAAGTCGATACTCGAACGGACACCTATTTGGAGCGCGTCAAAAAGTAA
- a CDS encoding type II secretory pathway, component PulF, giving the protein MAIFEYKGHDSEGKPVTGTVIGPSMASVADDLSKRGVRVAHLGESSMPNDPLAEPVRRVESPRTPEAPPRDPTLEARSRWMSEVVAPLVSPVPLSALLFFFRQLGSMVSAGVGVVQSLHTLSTQTPNATLRPIVAELKVHAEQGRPISVGLERYPEVFPPVMLNLVRVGEETGTLDKALGLVAHYIEQEIELRNLYRRVTLYPKLVIGSSIVIILATNWIIGYFGKTGGIASPLTSPVTWLFLGPLLVLMFLFFRVGTKNREVRRTYDLLTSTMPYLGTTLRQLSMAKFGRAFGALYGAGVALPRAFQLAADACGNEYLRERMYPAVKQLENGESITEVFAGTGAFSPIVLDMTRTGETTGNLDQMLLKLADYYEDDSKTRAIQMGYVLGVIALLIVAVYVAYVVITFWVGYATGAVSGA; this is encoded by the coding sequence ATGGCGATTTTCGAATACAAGGGGCACGACTCAGAAGGCAAACCCGTCACCGGCACGGTGATCGGCCCTTCGATGGCGTCGGTAGCCGACGACCTTTCCAAGCGGGGAGTGCGCGTTGCGCATTTGGGCGAATCCTCGATGCCGAACGATCCTCTCGCTGAGCCCGTTCGGCGCGTGGAGAGCCCCCGAACTCCCGAAGCGCCCCCTCGCGACCCCACGCTCGAAGCTCGCTCGCGGTGGATGTCCGAAGTCGTCGCACCGCTGGTTTCGCCGGTCCCGCTTTCGGCCCTGCTTTTCTTTTTCCGACAGCTAGGGTCGATGGTCTCTGCAGGCGTTGGCGTCGTGCAATCGCTCCACACGCTTTCCACCCAGACCCCGAACGCCACACTCAGGCCCATCGTGGCCGAACTCAAGGTTCACGCCGAGCAGGGAAGGCCGATCTCGGTGGGGCTCGAGCGGTATCCCGAAGTCTTCCCTCCTGTCATGCTCAACCTCGTTCGTGTCGGGGAAGAGACGGGCACGCTCGACAAGGCCCTGGGGCTCGTCGCCCACTACATCGAGCAGGAAATCGAGCTGCGAAACCTCTATCGGAGGGTCACGCTGTACCCCAAGCTTGTCATCGGTTCCTCGATCGTGATCATCCTCGCCACGAACTGGATCATCGGCTACTTCGGAAAGACCGGAGGAATCGCTTCTCCGCTCACGAGCCCGGTGACTTGGTTGTTCCTCGGTCCGCTTCTCGTTCTCATGTTCTTGTTCTTTCGTGTGGGGACTAAGAACCGGGAGGTTCGAAGGACGTACGACCTGCTCACGAGCACGATGCCCTATCTCGGCACGACCCTTCGCCAACTCTCGATGGCGAAGTTCGGGCGGGCGTTCGGGGCGCTTTATGGTGCCGGAGTTGCCTTGCCTCGGGCGTTTCAACTCGCCGCCGACGCATGCGGCAACGAATACCTGAGAGAGCGGATGTACCCGGCGGTGAAGCAACTCGAAAACGGCGAGTCGATCACGGAGGTCTTCGCGGGAACCGGGGCGTTTTCGCCGATCGTGCTCGACATGACGCGCACGGGCGAGACGACTGGCAACCTCGACCAGATGCTGCTCAAGCTTGCGGACTATTACGAAGATGACTCCAAGACGCGCGCGATTCAGATGGGCTATGTGTTGGGCGTGATCGCCCTGCTCATCGTCGCGGTCTACGTCGCGTACGTGGTGATCACGTTTTGGGTCGGCTATGCCACCGGCGCGGTGAGCGGAGCTTAG
- a CDS encoding type II secretory pathway, component PulF, whose protein sequence is MPYFRYEATDSTGRRVDGTIHAASAQSARDTLSQRGFQSVLFQDPASRAASPAHRPAPTPAQVAPSAPGERTDWGTEDDLMFLFSQLGAHIRSGINPAEACHNLSLRAPRKDYARALEEMSRFAAEGRGLSTAMARWPYLFPPHVIGTVRVGELAGVLPEACDRIAEQSQKASGLRRMFWWISLLAWGTVVASPIGYVIVVALARSVEIQGTQGSSPRPADAIADALRETIFGVPGLAVALALFGILGLRQYWRSMRFRANRHRAVTWAPLVGARTRSEAIESFSWALAHVSRAALAPRTAFVEAMNAIPNLWLLKDFEAVASRMTDKSPISENLKEIRWLPPELVPLIATGEMTGDIGSQMRFAVESARSESEFHTTALKSRIGCWVLLIYLMGTLIASYFLYGVFYPVLMRVLLGE, encoded by the coding sequence ATGCCTTACTTCCGTTATGAGGCTACAGATTCAACGGGTCGCCGCGTAGACGGGACGATCCATGCTGCCTCGGCGCAGTCGGCCCGAGACACCTTGTCGCAACGCGGCTTTCAATCGGTTCTGTTTCAAGACCCGGCTTCCCGCGCGGCTTCACCCGCCCACCGGCCCGCGCCCACCCCGGCGCAAGTCGCTCCGAGCGCTCCCGGCGAGCGCACCGATTGGGGCACGGAGGACGACCTGATGTTCCTCTTCAGCCAACTTGGGGCGCACATCCGCTCAGGCATCAACCCCGCGGAAGCGTGCCACAACCTGTCGCTTCGCGCCCCGCGGAAGGACTACGCTCGCGCCTTGGAGGAGATGTCCCGCTTTGCTGCCGAAGGCCGAGGGCTTTCGACCGCGATGGCTCGCTGGCCCTACCTCTTCCCGCCTCATGTCATCGGCACGGTACGGGTCGGTGAGCTTGCGGGCGTTCTGCCGGAGGCATGCGACCGGATCGCCGAACAGTCCCAAAAGGCCTCTGGGCTACGTCGGATGTTCTGGTGGATTTCGCTCTTGGCTTGGGGCACGGTGGTGGCTTCGCCGATCGGTTACGTGATCGTCGTCGCGCTCGCGAGGTCGGTCGAGATTCAAGGAACCCAAGGAAGCTCTCCGCGCCCGGCCGACGCCATCGCAGACGCGCTTCGTGAGACGATCTTCGGGGTTCCGGGTCTCGCGGTCGCGCTGGCTCTCTTCGGGATATTGGGGCTCAGGCAGTATTGGCGTTCGATGCGGTTTCGGGCGAACCGGCACCGCGCGGTGACGTGGGCGCCCCTCGTCGGCGCCCGGACTCGAAGCGAGGCGATCGAGTCGTTTTCTTGGGCTCTCGCGCATGTGTCACGGGCCGCCCTCGCCCCTCGAACCGCCTTCGTCGAGGCGATGAACGCAATTCCGAACCTATGGCTGCTCAAGGACTTCGAAGCGGTCGCGAGTCGCATGACCGATAAGTCGCCCATCTCCGAGAATCTGAAGGAGATCAGGTGGCTGCCCCCAGAGCTTGTCCCCCTCATCGCGACGGGCGAAATGACCGGCGACATAGGCTCGCAAATGCGCTTCGCCGTCGAATCGGCGCGGTCGGAGTCCGAGTTCCACACGACCGCGCTCAAGAGCCGAATCGGATGCTGGGTTCTCTTGATCTACTTGATGGGAACGCTCATCGCGTCGTATTTCCTATATGGGGTCTTCTATCCCGTATTGATGCGAGTGCTCTTGGGAGAGTGA
- a CDS encoding 2-amino-4-hydroxy-6-hydroxymethyldihydropteridine diphosphokinase, whose amino-acid sequence MVQVFLALGSNVDDRLRNLREATAAIVHAFDCLRSSRIYETDAMYKEDQPAFLNAVVEITTSEGPLELLRTAKRIEAEIGPRSGERYGPRRIDIDIVAYGSLRLRSRVRGETTLEIPHSRLSERRFVLEPFADLAPEFVLPGLGRVRDLLGATKDSRFRVQPLSDALLPL is encoded by the coding sequence GTGGTCCAAGTGTTCCTGGCCCTGGGATCCAACGTCGATGACCGTTTGCGAAACTTGCGCGAGGCGACGGCGGCGATCGTGCACGCCTTTGATTGCCTGAGGAGTTCGAGGATCTACGAGACGGACGCAATGTACAAAGAGGACCAACCCGCTTTCCTCAACGCGGTGGTCGAGATCACGACGTCCGAGGGACCGCTCGAACTGCTTCGGACGGCCAAGAGGATCGAGGCCGAGATCGGGCCGCGGTCCGGTGAGCGCTACGGCCCGAGGCGAATCGACATCGACATCGTCGCTTATGGATCGCTTCGGCTGCGATCGAGGGTTCGCGGCGAGACGACCCTCGAAATCCCTCATTCGCGGCTCTCAGAGCGTAGGTTCGTCCTGGAACCGTTCGCCGATTTAGCCCCTGAGTTCGTTCTGCCGGGGCTTGGACGGGTTCGAGACCTATTGGGAGCGACGAAAGACTCCCGTTTTCGCGTCCAGCCATTGAGCGATGCCTTACTTCCGTTATGA
- a CDS encoding CAAX protease self-immunity, translating into MSEPGSEPRSSEPAAPRLRLGWVVFWLLLGSWIGGSLYTYLTRDSDPEQKLEQVSREIETELRSHELSKRLLSQAGSTTAPPAALSTLDPLVSRLADERASDPEAAFLYTVIRVEQGYDPDPEDLERLRLSEDRQLRAVAALYAYRGVSESVAFDLADELPDAPFAFRLAKAQGLERAGVADSRDGLIPTQALTSLQRAAMLIGFFCFACPLVFVVYILLKLRGSLPSAGFPVGAIDDDAAESLALRTTQMFALYFGVGVVSGMVGGQALSTAEGGALFGSLGVVSVVILSRCPVLGLDWSLSKLGLNLKNFKINLIWGVGAAIVELPVSVMMGYLGSRLLQGLPNPEHPISPELAKAKSPWEVLLFIFMLVIIAPVFEEICFRGAMLPAMARLMKSPAIGILATSLLFAAIHPTGIPAWLALATTGAFAAITVHQTGSLVPAIVLHGIHNGMIYLMSSGLG; encoded by the coding sequence GTGAGCGAACCTGGCTCAGAACCTCGCTCCTCGGAGCCGGCCGCTCCGAGGCTTCGCCTTGGCTGGGTGGTTTTCTGGCTGCTGCTGGGTTCTTGGATCGGCGGCAGTCTGTATACGTACCTCACTCGGGACTCGGACCCGGAGCAGAAGTTGGAACAGGTCTCGCGCGAGATCGAAACCGAACTCCGGTCGCACGAACTCTCCAAGAGACTCCTTTCGCAAGCCGGCTCGACGACGGCCCCGCCCGCCGCATTATCCACGCTCGACCCGCTGGTGTCCCGGCTCGCCGACGAGCGCGCATCCGACCCGGAGGCGGCCTTCCTCTACACGGTCATCCGGGTGGAGCAGGGTTACGATCCCGACCCTGAAGACTTGGAGCGCCTTCGGCTCAGTGAAGACCGTCAACTCAGGGCTGTGGCCGCGCTCTATGCTTACAGGGGGGTTTCGGAATCGGTCGCTTTTGATCTTGCGGACGAACTGCCCGACGCGCCGTTTGCCTTCCGATTGGCCAAGGCGCAAGGGTTGGAGCGGGCCGGAGTCGCGGATTCCCGAGACGGATTGATTCCGACCCAAGCCCTCACATCGCTCCAGCGAGCGGCGATGCTGATAGGGTTCTTCTGCTTTGCCTGTCCCCTCGTGTTCGTCGTCTACATCTTGCTCAAGCTCCGAGGAAGCCTGCCTTCAGCGGGGTTCCCTGTAGGCGCGATCGACGACGACGCGGCGGAATCTTTGGCGCTCAGGACGACGCAAATGTTCGCCCTGTACTTTGGTGTCGGCGTCGTGAGCGGGATGGTGGGAGGGCAGGCGCTCTCGACCGCGGAGGGCGGGGCCCTATTTGGCTCGCTCGGGGTTGTTTCGGTGGTGATCCTAAGCCGGTGCCCGGTTTTGGGCCTCGATTGGAGCTTGTCGAAGCTGGGCCTGAACCTCAAGAACTTCAAGATCAATCTGATCTGGGGGGTGGGGGCGGCGATCGTCGAGCTACCGGTCTCGGTGATGATGGGCTACCTCGGTTCGCGGCTCCTCCAGGGCCTTCCGAATCCCGAACACCCCATTTCCCCCGAACTCGCAAAGGCGAAGTCGCCGTGGGAGGTGCTTCTCTTCATCTTCATGCTCGTCATCATCGCTCCGGTCTTCGAGGAGATCTGCTTCCGCGGCGCGATGCTGCCGGCGATGGCGCGGTTGATGAAGAGCCCGGCCATCGGGATCCTCGCAACGAGCCTCCTCTTCGCTGCGATTCACCCGACCGGGATCCCCGCTTGGCTCGCCCTCGCTACGACGGGGGCTTTCGCGGCGATCACTGTGCATCAGACCGGCTCTCTAGTCCCGGCGATCGTCCTGCACGGGATTCACAACGGCATGATTTACTTGATGAGTTCTGGACTCGGCTAA
- a CDS encoding stage II sporulation protein M — protein sequence MNELLFLKQREPDWKRLTQLSDKADASVSQLKPEDLAEFVRLYRRACDDLALVRTESTNDDLATFLNALCARAYSMIYRTTHRPLGAVLIHAIALSASTVRRRIGAIALSAGVFLGSALFAYACLIYVPGSRDVLVPPEFEGLVEEWKQGEMQEQSGLDSVGASAFYASNNPTVSILASSIAAATFGVGTASILYSNGLMLGTLSHEMASVGKLGFLLLHVMPHGVTELSGIIVSGGAGFLMAWALIHPGRRRRADALREAGKDALVLLVTAVVLMFIAAPIEGFVSFNAAVPNEFRAVLIFGTAFGWGAFWMGFARDFDSREATESRLPTALR from the coding sequence ATGAACGAACTCCTTTTTTTGAAGCAGCGAGAACCCGATTGGAAGCGGCTGACGCAGCTTTCCGACAAGGCCGATGCCAGCGTTTCGCAACTCAAGCCCGAGGACTTGGCGGAGTTCGTCCGGCTCTACCGCCGCGCGTGCGACGACCTCGCGTTGGTTCGGACCGAGTCCACCAACGACGATCTGGCTACGTTTTTGAACGCGCTGTGCGCACGGGCTTATTCGATGATCTATCGCACGACGCACCGTCCTCTCGGAGCCGTCCTAATTCACGCTATCGCTCTCAGCGCCTCGACCGTCCGGCGTCGGATCGGCGCGATAGCCCTCAGCGCGGGGGTCTTTCTGGGTTCGGCCCTTTTCGCCTATGCGTGCTTGATTTACGTTCCCGGCTCGCGCGACGTGCTCGTTCCGCCCGAGTTCGAGGGCCTCGTCGAGGAATGGAAGCAAGGAGAAATGCAGGAGCAGAGCGGCCTGGACTCTGTGGGCGCATCCGCGTTCTACGCGAGCAACAACCCAACGGTGTCGATTCTGGCGTCGAGCATCGCCGCAGCGACGTTCGGCGTAGGCACGGCGAGCATTCTCTACAGCAACGGCCTGATGCTGGGTACGTTGTCGCACGAAATGGCATCGGTTGGGAAGCTCGGGTTCCTGCTGCTCCACGTGATGCCGCACGGGGTTACCGAGCTCAGCGGGATCATTGTGAGCGGGGGCGCAGGTTTCCTCATGGCGTGGGCGCTGATTCACCCGGGACGAAGGCGGCGCGCCGATGCTCTTCGGGAGGCCGGAAAGGACGCGCTGGTGCTCCTTGTGACGGCGGTGGTTCTTATGTTTATCGCTGCACCGATCGAAGGGTTCGTGAGTTTCAACGCGGCGGTACCGAATGAGTTTCGGGCCGTCCTTATCTTCGGGACCGCGTTCGGGTGGGGCGCCTTTTGGATGGGTTTCGCGAGGGACTTCGATAGCCGGGAAGCCACCGAAAGCCGACTGCCGACCGCCCTGCGTTAG
- a CDS encoding RNA polymerase subunit sigma — MHCGFGFRQRDGQSMADGENYMDHEESVPSYLNRLTRTPLLTPEEEVELTRAVQKGDERARMRLIESNMRLVINIAKSYRNRSIPLEDLIQEGAIGLMQAAERFDPDKGYRFSTYATHWIRQAIGRAIDNKSKAIRLPAHVSQSLRKIERERLRLARELGKDPSLDQLATALGLTAKKLTTLIQSSQELLSLDAAIGETPGTTLGGLIRDNRTTDPETLALNRELVSELTQILESLNDREQKVMRMRFHLEGSSEAHAQDAASSEGGLSKERIRQIEVQAIKKLRLLAQRRKFREMLSP, encoded by the coding sequence ATGCATTGCGGATTCGGGTTTCGGCAGCGGGACGGACAATCTATGGCCGACGGCGAAAACTATATGGATCACGAAGAGAGCGTACCGAGCTATCTGAATCGGCTTACGCGAACTCCGCTTCTGACTCCAGAAGAGGAGGTGGAGCTCACGCGTGCCGTCCAGAAAGGCGACGAGCGGGCGCGCATGCGGCTCATCGAATCCAACATGCGCCTCGTCATCAACATCGCCAAGAGCTATCGGAACCGGTCAATCCCGCTCGAAGATCTGATTCAAGAAGGGGCAATCGGGCTCATGCAGGCGGCGGAGAGGTTCGATCCCGACAAGGGATACCGGTTTTCCACCTACGCCACCCACTGGATTCGTCAGGCGATCGGGAGGGCCATCGACAACAAGAGCAAGGCGATCCGGCTCCCGGCGCACGTCTCCCAATCCCTTCGAAAAATCGAGCGGGAGCGGCTCCGACTCGCGCGTGAACTCGGCAAAGATCCCTCGCTCGACCAGCTCGCGACCGCCCTCGGCCTCACGGCCAAAAAGCTGACGACGCTCATTCAATCATCTCAAGAGCTTCTGAGCCTCGACGCGGCGATCGGGGAGACTCCAGGCACCACCCTGGGCGGCTTGATCCGAGACAACCGCACGACCGACCCGGAAACCCTCGCCCTGAACCGAGAGCTCGTCAGCGAACTCACCCAAATCCTTGAGAGCCTGAACGACCGCGAACAGAAGGTGATGCGAATGCGATTTCACCTCGAAGGGTCGAGCGAGGCGCACGCGCAAGACGCCGCCAGCTCCGAAGGAGGGCTCTCCAAAGAGCGGATCCGCCAGATTGAAGTGCAGGCGATCAAGAAGCTGCGGTTGCTCGCCCAGCGGCGCAAGTTCCGCGAGATGCTGAGCCCCTAG
- a CDS encoding argininosuccinate lyase — MRKMWGGAFGETTDALVDRFGQSIASDLRFWQEDLIGSVAHARMLGKVGVLSAEESKKLIEGLEEIHEAGPDSLPLDVEDIHTAIEVRLGEIVGEVAKKLHTARSRNDQVATDTRLYLHNELVHLLRELKSLQAVLLEVARKHRHTLMPGYTHMQPAQPITLGFLMLAHFWAMQRHGWRAERLFDAANYCPLGAAALAGTGFPIDRRMTSSELGFTAPIPNALDAVSDRSYVLDALHNCALLMIHLSRMCQELILWSTQEFGFVRLSDRVTTGSSIMPQKRNPDMAELIRGRAGRAIGNWTALAATLKALPLGYNRDTQDDKPPLFESLDLARDSLRLVSLMISEAEWDARKMAAAARQGFTVATDIADLLAEQGIPFREAHEIVGRMVRDCREKGRFTRESLNQHLAGLLTQEALAAAEKLLDARGSVRRRESEGGTGPQAMAQQLRHAAKLHRAVGFARLT; from the coding sequence ATGCGAAAAATGTGGGGCGGCGCGTTTGGAGAGACGACCGACGCGCTGGTGGATCGGTTCGGGCAGAGCATCGCCTCGGACCTCAGGTTTTGGCAAGAGGACCTCATCGGGAGTGTCGCGCACGCCCGGATGCTCGGCAAAGTGGGGGTCCTCTCTGCCGAAGAGTCGAAGAAGCTGATCGAGGGGCTCGAAGAGATTCACGAAGCTGGGCCCGACTCACTGCCGCTCGACGTCGAAGACATCCATACCGCGATCGAGGTTCGCCTCGGGGAGATCGTCGGCGAGGTCGCCAAGAAGCTCCACACCGCCCGAAGCCGCAACGACCAGGTCGCCACCGACACCCGCTTGTACTTGCACAACGAATTGGTTCACCTGCTAAGGGAATTGAAGTCGCTTCAGGCAGTGTTGTTGGAGGTCGCCCGAAAGCACCGCCACACGCTGATGCCGGGGTACACGCACATGCAACCCGCCCAACCGATTACGCTGGGGTTCTTGATGCTGGCTCACTTTTGGGCCATGCAGCGGCACGGCTGGCGCGCTGAGAGGCTCTTCGATGCGGCGAACTATTGCCCCTTGGGCGCGGCGGCGCTCGCGGGTACCGGCTTCCCCATCGACCGCCGCATGACGAGTTCGGAGCTTGGGTTCACCGCCCCCATCCCCAACGCGCTCGACGCTGTATCCGATCGCTCTTATGTCTTGGACGCGCTCCATAATTGCGCGCTGCTGATGATTCATCTGAGCCGAATGTGCCAGGAGCTGATCCTTTGGTCGACTCAGGAATTTGGCTTCGTTCGGCTCAGCGACCGGGTGACCACGGGCTCCAGCATCATGCCCCAGAAACGAAACCCCGATATGGCCGAGTTGATTCGCGGACGCGCAGGAAGGGCGATCGGCAACTGGACCGCGCTCGCAGCGACGCTCAAAGCTCTTCCGCTGGGATACAACCGCGACACGCAAGACGACAAACCGCCTCTCTTTGAATCGCTCGACCTCGCGCGAGATTCGCTGAGGCTCGTTTCGCTCATGATCTCGGAGGCCGAATGGGACGCGCGCAAGATGGCTGCCGCGGCAAGGCAGGGCTTCACGGTCGCAACCGACATCGCCGACCTGCTCGCCGAGCAAGGCATCCCTTTCCGCGAGGCGCATGAGATCGTGGGGAGGATGGTGAGAGATTGCCGCGAGAAGGGCCGATTCACGCGGGAGAGCCTCAACCAGCACCTGGCTGGACTGCTCACCCAAGAAGCGCTCGCCGCAGCCGAGAAGCTCCTCGACGCGAGGGGATCCGTTCGTCGAAGAGAGTCGGAAGGGGGCACCGGCCCACAAGCGATGGCGCAGCAGTTGCGCCACGCGGCGAAGCTGCACCGCGCTGTGGGCTTTGCAAGGCTGACATAG